One window of Candidatus Aegiribacteria sp. genomic DNA carries:
- a CDS encoding TfoX/Sxy family protein, which translates to MSSDLGFVEFVVDQIENAGEITYKKMFGEYALYSDGKIMALVCDDQLFIKPTEAGRLFIKDVIEAPPYPGARLYFLIDDKLEDRDWISNLVRVTVKELPEPKSKKKKRKHT; encoded by the coding sequence ATGTCATCAGATTTAGGTTTTGTTGAATTCGTCGTCGATCAAATTGAAAATGCCGGTGAAATTACATACAAGAAAATGTTTGGTGAATATGCACTTTATAGCGATGGTAAAATAATGGCACTCGTATGCGATGACCAATTATTTATTAAACCAACCGAAGCCGGAAGACTTTTTATCAAAGATGTAATTGAAGCACCTCCCTACCCGGGAGCAAGGTTATATTTTCTAATAGATGATAAACTTGAAGATAGGGATTGGATTAGCAACTTAGTAAGAGTGACAGTTAAAGAGCTTCCAGAACCAAAATCAAAAAAGAAGAAAAGAAAACACACATAA